The sequence TAAAAGATCTGGAATTGGCAAccaggtgaaattaaaaaaaaaaagatggtaCTGTGTCCGGATGCATTTTGGAAACAAAGCTCGCAaagccaaaaagtgttaaactgtCAGTCAATCTGCAAATCCTTGGCTTAAAAATGGCAGACATTTGCAATTAAAAAAAACTTGATGTTATTAAAAACAAAAGAcctgatttaaaaaatacatattaaAAACACCTAAAAATAACTAAATATGTACAAATGCACACATTGCTTCACTACTTCATGTCAAGTAAACCTGAATTAAGGCACTATCGTCTCATTAAAAAACACCAGCATTAAACAACAGGACAAGGTTGTCACTTTTCATTAGTGAAGCATTTTTATAGACATCACACCAACCATCACCATATCATCTACTCTGCCTCATCATACTCATTATTTCCTCAGCTCATCCAGTTCCCTACTACTTCCAAAGCCAACACAATTAACTACAAACTAACTAGTACTACATTACATGTCATTATACTCGGGCTGTGtgcattttctgctggtgtatcctgaggtagctcctctctgagaacctcttcccgcaGTGTGTACAGGCGAATGGCCTCTCtcccgtgtggaccttcaggtgcatcttcagctgGTGCTGGTGTGAGAACCTTttctcacactgggggcagctgaagggtttctcccctgtgtggaccctttGGTGCCTCTTTAAGTTGAATGAATGTGAGAAACTGGCCCGGCACAGTTGGCAGCCGAATGGTTTCTCCCCCGTGTGaatcctctggtggatctccacctgttTGGGGAAACTGAAGGCTTTCCCACAGATTCCATCTCCAATAATGCCATTTGTCAATGAGCTTGTGCAGCCATTTAGTATTGAGGCACTGGCATTGtctgaggtctggtttaacattaggagagtgtgaggaggatgaaggccagggagtgtctgtgttttcgcagggtccatgttccagttgatagatcctatagaaggcaggctGAAGGCAGCACCTGTTAGGGGGTTAACCTGAGGCGCCATCAGTCTTtctgaatcacaactataggagcaggaTGGAGCATCGCTAGCCGAGTTTGTGTCTGTTCTCTCCCGCCACATAGGGACACCTTGTCCCCGCAGACCAAATCTACGCCTCGCTCTGGTCTCAgccagtctgttgtcatggagactacgtttggttgttgttttgtgttcgactgtctgtttctggttgtggttaacagtgtTGTTCACCAGCCCAGAGTTGAGGACGCTGTCCCATCCACTGACCTCCACTATGTCGTCTCTGGTCTTGGCCTGCTTGGTGATGTCGACCCCCGGGCCCTTGGATGCAGCCGTCTGAGATACCAAGATGGCTGCCCAGTCTCCTCTGTtagcctccagccaaccacctgcAGGAAGAGTTTAGAAAATAGACTTTACAAACATGGCAGAGAACTCTACATATGGAGTTTGAATCAATTACCCGGTCAAATTCATACATTATAATACGTGTTTTTGCATGGAAACGTAAGTTTCATTTTATGAATGAAGAAAATGAAGAAATAATTACAGCCAGGTGCATCACTATTCCCATTGAAGATCTATTCCATTGAAGATATATTCTattcccaacactctaaccactattcctagtggttagtgcgttgggccagtaaccgaaaggttgctagatcgaatccccgagctgacaatgtaagaatctgtcgttctgatcTGCTGTATATGCTACAACGAACAAGAcccaacaggtaggctgctatTTGATCATCTGAATGGAGGTGTTGTTATTTGTTACTGACGGACAGGAAAAAAGTGCATGCAGACTCAATTAGCCCAGCTAGCTAACTTAGTTAGCTATTTTAGCCAACTAACTTCTCtcggtttgatgcagtcaagacaggtacttggtaggtagcctagtggttatagcattgggccagtaaccgaaaggttgctcgatcgaatccccctgaacaaggtagttaactcactgttccccagtaggcagtcattgtaaataagaatgtgttcttaactgacttgcctagttaaataaaggttaaatagaataaaaaatatttttaaaaagtagGCTATACAcattttattaggtacacccatctagtacagGTTGGGCCCACTTTTTCCTCCAGAACAGCGACAGATACGCTGTGGCATTCAAATGTTGCTtagttggtatcaagggacctaacgtgccaggaaaacattccccacacccttacaccaccagcctgtaccgttgacaccaggcagtaTCGAGCcctggactcatgctgcttatgccaaatcctgactctgccatcagcatgaggCAACAGTAAccgggattcgtcggaccagCAAATGTTTTTCACACtccaattgtccagtgttggtgattgcgtgcccactgcacccacttcttcttgtttttagctgataggagtggaacccggtgtggtgatctgctgcaatagcctatccgtgacaaggaccgacgagttgtgcgttcaGAGATGCCGTTCAGCACAGCACTGTTGTGCTGCGCCATTTTTCTTTGCCTGTATGTgacccgcctgttagcttgcacaattctgGCTGTTTTTTTCACCCACGGGACTACCACTGATtggatgtttttttctttgtcacaGAGTCTCAGTAAACCCTAGGCACTattgtgcgtgaaaagcccaggaggccgtttctgagatactggaaccggcgcGCCTGGCCCAACGATCATTCAAcactcaaagtcgcttaggttactcgttttgcccattctaacgttcaatcaaacagtaactgaatgcctctgtgcctgtctgcctgctttatatagcaagctacAGCCACATGAATCACTGTCTGCAGAAGCaaaccattttcgtgaacgggatggtgtacctaataaactgtgtgAGTATGTCTCccttaccttgctcccccatctttagtccactcagcagATCAATGCTCTCTGGTCCATCTTCTATTGTCTCCTCTTTGACTAACAGCAGATCAatcttcccatcctccatgtgtactgactgtaagagatacaaagtgagaggatgttggatcaagaaATCTGATATGAGCACCCTGCTATGGAGCATCTTCTGATTGGGCAATGAGGGATTGCTGTGAGTACTATGCAAACACGTTAGTTGATGTGACTACTTGACAATCTTTAATGGGTTGATAATTGAAAGGCATGGTCCCACACTTAAGACAAAATGTATCAAGAACAGGGCCGTATCCACAAACCATCTCAGAAAAGGTCTTAGGAGTActgtttaaaacctgtttttaagacaacaacaacaaacagctcagagtaggttttagggtGGGGTTAAGATGCTGCCCAGACAAACTCTGAGCCAGGAGTAAAATCCACTCATAAGTTTCTCAGCTGGTTATCGCAACAGTTTGAGGTACTGCAAAGGAAAGACTGATGATGCTTATTGACATTGGTTATTCCCCATCATTTGCAACAATCGTGATGAGGCATCGCCCGCTGTGCACTCTATAGCACGCTTCAGACAACCACGGTGAATGGGGCTGTACGTCAAATGGAATTTCCGACTGACGCGATCACTTTGCCTATTATTTATTGCTTAAAATGTTGGCATTTTAAAGAAATATCCtttgcgacacatctcctttgcatagagttgatcaggctgctgattgattgtggcctgtggaatgttgtctcactcctcttcaaggTACCGGAACGAAACAGTCCAAAACGGAGAGGTTCCCGGATCCAGTTcctcaaattaagcactggttTTGGAATATTGACAAGTTCCAGTTGGGATACAAGTGCGCTCTGATCGTCTCAATGATCATTTTGGCCAAAAAAGTGTCCGACTCGAGTGAATGACAAGTGCTCACTCCGTTAAAGGCTTAGGTCATATTTTTGAGCAGTTTTGATGTTAAGTTCCAAAGGGATAACTTGAAATAACACCTAGGTAATTAAACATAACATATGAAATAGGCCTTGTGAAATCATTgtcaataattaataataataagaaaattaagaataattttgcacgcccaatttttcagtttttgatttgttaaaaaagtttgagatatccaataaatgtcgttccacttcatgattgtgtcccacttgttgttgattcttcacaaaaaaatacagttttatatctttatgtttgaagcctgaaatgtggcaaaaggtcgcaaagttcaagggggacgaatactttcgcaaggcactgtatctgtcaACTAGGTGGGACTCATGACTAAAGAGGCTTCAAGCATagcttttatttttacccataagAGTAGAAGTAAAATGTCTCTATTCTCAGCACTTACAACCAATGTCCTACTCTGAGtcgctttgtggatacgggcccaacAAAGTctgagtagaagtgctgatcgaGGATCAGGTCACCAGCTGTCTACAttgtcttattcattatgatctaaaaggtaaaactgatcctagatcggcACTCCTGCTCTGAGgctttgtggatatgggcccaGACCTAATACCATTCAGACAGTAGTTCACAGTGGGGTCACctcagtgagactgtgtgtggtcctgtgctgctcagctggttcctctgtgggttcaggaggaggtgtagtctggttgtcctccatgaccatggtcccctcagtgttccccagaccctcctcacacccctcctccttcaccagcagcacccctggaccctcctcctcctggaagagaggtgatacagattacacagacatacactccctCAGAGGTGTATCATACgaagccagctagatctactcagggtttcacaatccagctcaggcttcatcaGTATTACAACGGTGGATATTGCTCATCCGCCTGCCTGCTAACTCTGGCAGGCCTGGATCTGTGTGTGCATATCGCTCAGGGCTAGTCGAACGccgaactcttcattgagacaacatggaaacatcaatccatgggtaggtcagtgccacattttcatttgtgccgaaatcaaaatgaaagaaaaagcttgcaaattcagcaggctatggtgtgaaataggATTTTAGAAGTACCGTCTTCATTTTATTACTTAGCATTAATGCCGTTTCTGTTGTGCTTATCAATGTATGAGCATCCTTTTTCCCACTCTTATATTTTAATcataattgtatttgtcaaacaaAAGTTTTACTGTGCTGTGAAGTTTCAaatgcattctgtcattactaaatAATGTGACATGTATTTCACAATTTAACACAAAGAAACAAAACATTTGATTTCATAAAATATTGAAGTGTTCTTACTCAAATGAAGAGGTAATGATGCAGTCTTTGCGAGAGGGAGGTAATCTGATTTTAATTGGTCCTCAAggaatgcttactaacagggatgcaaacaaatttgtgcacaaaatttgggAAAGCTTTTTGTGGATATGGAAaatatctgggatcttttatttcagctcatgaaacatggaactaacattttacatattgcgtttatatttctgttgtgtgtatatataattgtGGAATGAACAGCGGACTGAAGATGGGACGGTCAGGCATTTGTGCGGTTGAAGTCCATTTTTCCTATAACATGGACTCCTAACAAGGCAATGAAACTTTGTAgctccttgctgaaacaagcaacATGTTGTATTATGCCATCaatgacttgaatggggacgccGGTTCtagtcattatatttctatggcagAACATGCAGtcaggagtgaaggagaggagaaaatgtgcCTTAAAATGTGGCAGGCCAATTAccttcatccaaaattccatgactgTCACAGCCCTAGTGTAGGTATATTTAGTAAGTGTATATAGGTTATAAAGCACTGTTGGGTGTATGCAGAATAGGGTGAGATGTATATTAAAGAGAGTCTCAATGAAAGTCTTAGAATGAAAAGTTCcattttgtgtttattaaacataaacacattttaatTACACCATATGAAAACCACCACATACCTCCGGCCCAACTACAAATCTGCATGGACTTGATGAACTGCACTCATTTTCTCATTAAAAGTGTCTTGGGGGGGAATGAATGAAATAGGCATTTGTGAATATCATATTGCCTACATAGTACAAACACTATGTAGAAGACTCATTAAGCTTATATATGCCTTTATAAATGACACAATGCTTGAATAAAATATTCTACCCAGAAATCTGTTATTCCCGTTATTCTGACAACAATCAAAATGAACGTTCATTTTTAAAGGAAGACTGAGGTTACCACTATCAGAACCGAAGATATTTTGATGAGCGTGATGCTAGACTTTGCTCTCTCACAGTCACACAGAGTATCTGTGCATGCACACGGGTTCGCTTCACATTGCTACAACATGGTAGCTGTGGTACCAAAACCGCAGAGAAGTTCAGCCTCACGCTTAGCTGTTGCGCAAATTGACACACTACTGTTGTTTACTTTGTGCATGTACATCATCTAGCTGAGTCTAGCTTTAATGCAGGGCTTGATTGAAATGTCAGAAGCTATCGAGTGGAATGGTTTCTTTTGATGTTATTGAGTGGAATGGTTTTTCTTgtggtgtatcctgaggtagctcctctctgagaacctcttcccacAGTGATTACAGGCAAACGGCCTCTCTCCagtgtggaccttcaggtgcatcttcagtTGGTGTTGGTGGGAGAACCTCTTTTCACAGTGGGGGCAATTgtatggtttctcccctgtgtggaccctctggtgcctcttcaggttgcCAGCCTGGGCAAAGCGCatatgacactgggtacagctgaagggtttctctcctgtgtggaccctctggtggatctccaacTTCTGGGTGCAGCggaagcctttgttacagaacatgcagaggaaccgtttctctttactaGTGCCTGATGTGGCTCCCACTCCCTGAGACTGGGCTCTAGTCCTGTCTtttgagttcaatacctgatcAAAAAGGATGTGGCCGTGTGAATCGAAAGGCCCCATCGACGTGGACACTGGGTCGGGACCACTGAACGCATGTAAAGGGGAGTGGGTTGTCTCTAAGCTTTCCCTGTAGTCTAAGAAGTCACTGGTGTTGCCCTGCGAGTGTCCTTCTCCTAACGGAGTCTCATCTGCATTCCATGTCAGAGGAGTGTCACCTTCCACTTTCACAGTCACTTCATCTACGACCAGACcctcccctttcttatctaggaacccttcagagtatacactactactgtactggttCCAGTCCCCTCTGGACCGAACAGTCTGTGTCTCTAAACCCAAGGATATGTTGCCAGGGTCCATCTCTGTAGTGTAAGAACAAGACGTATCATCACCTCCAGTGTTTAACGCATAACTATCTCCATAGGAATTAACCGTCCCCTGGCTCTGGTGTAATACTGATAAGTACTCTGAGCCGGGAGCAGGAGGACAGCAAAGTCTACCCAGACTCAGTCTCTTTGGGTCTGATCTGTGGTCAGATCCTGTGTGTGAGATCATTTGTGTTACAGTTAAcgtctcggtgtctgtctctgacttgaggaCGGTGTTCGGCAttccactgacctccgtgatgctGCATCGGGTCCTGGGCTGGGTGGTGGTGGCGAGGTCCTCCGTGGCTACAGGGTGCTCTCCAGCCGCtccagtctggatgtctctgcGTTGCCGtgggtcctcttctccttcagacCTCTCCTGCTTGACCCCAGGGCCTACAGCCTCTGCAGCCTGACACAAGAGGTTATTACCGGTACATGAGTTGAATAGGATAACAATGGCATAGTGAAGTCTCACAGGCAGATAAATGCTGATGTACATGTAAGGAAGTGAATAGCTGAGGGGAGCCTTTCTGAAATGTACTGTAACACTATTCCACTGACCTCTATCATGATAAcgtgctgggttgaggttccactctcctcatcaacagtgattggttggtcatcttTCCATATATTGTGTCCcgctggcttcacaaagctcctgtggcttccagtgagatgtccttcacctgagagagtGATTGGGGGAAAAGAGGTGGTTAGGTTAGCCACTGTCAATGCTCAACGCTATATTGTACACTAATGACAGCTTTGACACTAGAATTGTCAAGGATGTAAGGTGACAGACACTAAGCATAACTTCTTGATATACAATTTATAGATGGATTGATTGTTACATAGGAAATGCAGTAAATCAAGAATCTGGTTAGAAAATGATTGTCTTTTTGCAAGTTAGTTAAATAAATTCAGTGGAGTTATTGTATACTATCCCAAAACTGACCAAGACCCAAATCTGGTTAACCTGTTGTTAACGCATCTGAAGTCACACGTGCGCAGATGTGAACGGGGCGATAGGCCCCGCAGCATCCACATTCAGaaaaatgtacctcttgccattcct is a genomic window of Oncorhynchus tshawytscha isolate Ot180627B linkage group LG11, Otsh_v2.0, whole genome shotgun sequence containing:
- the LOC112262262 gene encoding zinc finger protein 554-like isoform X3 — encoded protein: MANCMVFHTQIASIMEVLANAAVAEICKLLDDDYAVCRLEITQSQKENRTLRRKLLELKVARERAERTTRERVLGSRPSSVKILDRYRGMARGEGHLTGSHRSFVKPAGHNIWKDDQPITVDEESGTSTQHVIMIEAAEAVGPGVKQERSEGEEDPRQRRDIQTGAAGEHPVATEDLATTTQPRTRCSITEVSGMPNTVLKSETDTETLTVTQMISHTGSDHRSDPKRLSLGRLCCPPAPGSEYLSVLHQSQGTVNSYGDSYALNTGGDDTSCSYTTEMDPGNISLGLETQTVRSRGDWNQYSSSVYSEGFLDKKGEGLVVDEVTVKVEGDTPLTWNADETPLGEGHSQGNTSDFLDYRESLETTHSPLHAFSGPDPVSTSMGPFDSHGHILFDQVLNSKDRTRAQSQGVGATSGTSKEKRFLCMFCNKGFRCTQKLEIHQRVHTGEKPFSCTQCHMRFAQAGNLKRHQRVHTGEKPYNCPHCEKRFSHQHQLKMHLKVHTGERPFACNHCGKRFSERSYLRIHHKKNHSTQ